In one Cottoperca gobio chromosome 12, fCotGob3.1, whole genome shotgun sequence genomic region, the following are encoded:
- the lhx3 gene encoding LIM/homeobox protein Lhx3 isoform X3, whose protein sequence is MLLEHPGSSCQNTGNFSRYSSGQEIPVCAGCSQHIVDRFILKVLDRHWHSKCLKCSDCQAQLSEKCFSRGDSVYCKEDFFKRFGTKCAACQQGIPPTQVVRRAQDFVYHLHCFACIVCKRQLATGDEYYLMEDSRLVCKADYETAKQREADSTAKRPRTTITAKQLETLKNAYNNSPKPARHVREQLSSETGLDMRVVQVWFQNRRAKEKRLKKDAGRQRWGQYFRNMKRSRGSSKSDKDSIQEEGMDSDAEVSFTDEPPMSELGLTNGIYSSLSESSPAMGGRQGGNNHSSFPLEHAVLPSQDQFHDIRSNSPYGLPQSPGSLQVLPRHQPLISSLVYPESGLSIMTQGSGPGINPGVRVTMGAANGPSSDLSTGSSGGYPDFPASPASWLDEVDHGQF, encoded by the exons ATGTTGCTTGAACACCCGGGGTCAAGCTGTCAAAACACCGGAAATTTCTCCCGGTACAGTTCAGGCCAAG AAATCCCAGTATGTGCAGGCTGCAGTCAACACATCGTGGACCGCTTTATCCTCAAAGTGCTGGATCGCCACTGGCACAGCAAGTGCCTGAAATGCAGCGACTGCCAGGCGCAACTGTCGGAGAAGTGCTTCAGCAGGGGCGACAGCGTCTACTGCAAAGAGGATTTCTTTAA GAGATTCGGGACCAAATGCGCAGCCTGTCAGCAGGGGATACCGCCCACACAGGTGGTGAGGAGAGCGCAGGACTTTGTCTACCACCTGCACTGCTTTGCCTGCATCGTGTGCAAGAGGCAGCTGGCCACAGGTGACGAGTACTATCTGATGGAGGACAGCAGGCTTGTGTGTAAGGCCGACTACGAGACCGCCAAACAGAGAG AAGCAGACTCGACTGCAAAAAGGCCACGAACAACCATCACTGCTAAACAGCTGGAAACACTGAAGAACGCTTACAATAACTCTCCCAAACCTGCCCGTCACGTCCGGGAGCAGCTTTCGTCAGAGACGGGCCTGGATATGCGGGTTGTGCag GTTTGGTTTCAGAACAGGCGAGCTAAAGAGAAAAGGCTGAAGAAAGACGCCGGTCGGCAGAGATGGGGGCAGTACTTCCGCAACATGAAGAGGTCACGAGGAAGCTCCAAATCTGACAAGGATAGCATTCAGGAGGAGGGCATGGACAGTGATGCTGAGGTTTCATTTACAG ATGAACCACCCATGTCAGAGCTTGGCCTCACTAACGGCATCTACAGCAGCCTGAGTGAGTCCTCTCCAGCCATGGGGGGCCGCCAAGGCGGCAACAACCACAGCTCCTTCCCCCTGGAGCACGCCGTCCTCCCCTCGCAAGACCAGTTCCACGACATTCGCTCCAACAGCCCCTATGGCCTTCCTCAGTCGCCAGGGTCGCTTCAGGTGCTACCCAGACACCAGCCTCTCATCTCCAGCTTGGTCTACCCCGAATCCGGCCTTTCTATCATGACCCAGGGCAGCGGGCCCGGGATCAACCCCGGCGTGAGGGTCACCATGGGGGCCGCCAACGGCCCCAGCTCAGACCTCTCGACTGGCAGCAGCGGAGGATATCCAGACTTTCCTGCCAGTCCTGCCTCGTGGTTGGATGAAGTTGACCACGGGCAGTTTTGA
- the lhx3 gene encoding LIM/homeobox protein Lhx3 isoform X2 produces MLLEHPGSSCQNTGNFSRYSSGQGKKIPVCAGCSQHIVDRFILKVLDRHWHSKCLKCSDCQAQLSEKCFSRGDSVYCKEDFFKRFGTKCAACQQGIPPTQVVRRAQDFVYHLHCFACIVCKRQLATGDEYYLMEDSRLVCKADYETAKQREADSTAKRPRTTITAKQLETLKNAYNNSPKPARHVREQLSSETGLDMRVVQVWFQNRRAKEKRLKKDAGRQRWGQYFRNMKRSRGSSKSDKDSIQEEGMDSDAEVSFTDEPPMSELGLTNGIYSSLSESSPAMGGRQGGNNHSSFPLEHAVLPSQDQFHDIRSNSPYGLPQSPGSLQVLPRHQPLISSLVYPESGLSIMTQGSGPGINPGVRVTMGAANGPSSDLSTGSSGGYPDFPASPASWLDEVDHGQF; encoded by the exons ATGTTGCTTGAACACCCGGGGTCAAGCTGTCAAAACACCGGAAATTTCTCCCGGTACAGTTCAGGCCAAGGTAAGA AAATCCCAGTATGTGCAGGCTGCAGTCAACACATCGTGGACCGCTTTATCCTCAAAGTGCTGGATCGCCACTGGCACAGCAAGTGCCTGAAATGCAGCGACTGCCAGGCGCAACTGTCGGAGAAGTGCTTCAGCAGGGGCGACAGCGTCTACTGCAAAGAGGATTTCTTTAA GAGATTCGGGACCAAATGCGCAGCCTGTCAGCAGGGGATACCGCCCACACAGGTGGTGAGGAGAGCGCAGGACTTTGTCTACCACCTGCACTGCTTTGCCTGCATCGTGTGCAAGAGGCAGCTGGCCACAGGTGACGAGTACTATCTGATGGAGGACAGCAGGCTTGTGTGTAAGGCCGACTACGAGACCGCCAAACAGAGAG AAGCAGACTCGACTGCAAAAAGGCCACGAACAACCATCACTGCTAAACAGCTGGAAACACTGAAGAACGCTTACAATAACTCTCCCAAACCTGCCCGTCACGTCCGGGAGCAGCTTTCGTCAGAGACGGGCCTGGATATGCGGGTTGTGCag GTTTGGTTTCAGAACAGGCGAGCTAAAGAGAAAAGGCTGAAGAAAGACGCCGGTCGGCAGAGATGGGGGCAGTACTTCCGCAACATGAAGAGGTCACGAGGAAGCTCCAAATCTGACAAGGATAGCATTCAGGAGGAGGGCATGGACAGTGATGCTGAGGTTTCATTTACAG ATGAACCACCCATGTCAGAGCTTGGCCTCACTAACGGCATCTACAGCAGCCTGAGTGAGTCCTCTCCAGCCATGGGGGGCCGCCAAGGCGGCAACAACCACAGCTCCTTCCCCCTGGAGCACGCCGTCCTCCCCTCGCAAGACCAGTTCCACGACATTCGCTCCAACAGCCCCTATGGCCTTCCTCAGTCGCCAGGGTCGCTTCAGGTGCTACCCAGACACCAGCCTCTCATCTCCAGCTTGGTCTACCCCGAATCCGGCCTTTCTATCATGACCCAGGGCAGCGGGCCCGGGATCAACCCCGGCGTGAGGGTCACCATGGGGGCCGCCAACGGCCCCAGCTCAGACCTCTCGACTGGCAGCAGCGGAGGATATCCAGACTTTCCTGCCAGTCCTGCCTCGTGGTTGGATGAAGTTGACCACGGGCAGTTTTGA
- the lhx3 gene encoding LIM/homeobox protein Lhx3 isoform X1: MDGHGERNSPKEAPKNTEMLLALLSNSEGLRKEIPVCAGCSQHIVDRFILKVLDRHWHSKCLKCSDCQAQLSEKCFSRGDSVYCKEDFFKRFGTKCAACQQGIPPTQVVRRAQDFVYHLHCFACIVCKRQLATGDEYYLMEDSRLVCKADYETAKQREADSTAKRPRTTITAKQLETLKNAYNNSPKPARHVREQLSSETGLDMRVVQVWFQNRRAKEKRLKKDAGRQRWGQYFRNMKRSRGSSKSDKDSIQEEGMDSDAEVSFTDEPPMSELGLTNGIYSSLSESSPAMGGRQGGNNHSSFPLEHAVLPSQDQFHDIRSNSPYGLPQSPGSLQVLPRHQPLISSLVYPESGLSIMTQGSGPGINPGVRVTMGAANGPSSDLSTGSSGGYPDFPASPASWLDEVDHGQF; the protein is encoded by the exons ATGGATGGACATGGTGAGCGCAACTCTCCAAAAGAGGCACCAAAAAACACGGAGATGCTACTTGCTTTGCTGTCGAACAGTGAGGGGCTACGGAAAG AAATCCCAGTATGTGCAGGCTGCAGTCAACACATCGTGGACCGCTTTATCCTCAAAGTGCTGGATCGCCACTGGCACAGCAAGTGCCTGAAATGCAGCGACTGCCAGGCGCAACTGTCGGAGAAGTGCTTCAGCAGGGGCGACAGCGTCTACTGCAAAGAGGATTTCTTTAA GAGATTCGGGACCAAATGCGCAGCCTGTCAGCAGGGGATACCGCCCACACAGGTGGTGAGGAGAGCGCAGGACTTTGTCTACCACCTGCACTGCTTTGCCTGCATCGTGTGCAAGAGGCAGCTGGCCACAGGTGACGAGTACTATCTGATGGAGGACAGCAGGCTTGTGTGTAAGGCCGACTACGAGACCGCCAAACAGAGAG AAGCAGACTCGACTGCAAAAAGGCCACGAACAACCATCACTGCTAAACAGCTGGAAACACTGAAGAACGCTTACAATAACTCTCCCAAACCTGCCCGTCACGTCCGGGAGCAGCTTTCGTCAGAGACGGGCCTGGATATGCGGGTTGTGCag GTTTGGTTTCAGAACAGGCGAGCTAAAGAGAAAAGGCTGAAGAAAGACGCCGGTCGGCAGAGATGGGGGCAGTACTTCCGCAACATGAAGAGGTCACGAGGAAGCTCCAAATCTGACAAGGATAGCATTCAGGAGGAGGGCATGGACAGTGATGCTGAGGTTTCATTTACAG ATGAACCACCCATGTCAGAGCTTGGCCTCACTAACGGCATCTACAGCAGCCTGAGTGAGTCCTCTCCAGCCATGGGGGGCCGCCAAGGCGGCAACAACCACAGCTCCTTCCCCCTGGAGCACGCCGTCCTCCCCTCGCAAGACCAGTTCCACGACATTCGCTCCAACAGCCCCTATGGCCTTCCTCAGTCGCCAGGGTCGCTTCAGGTGCTACCCAGACACCAGCCTCTCATCTCCAGCTTGGTCTACCCCGAATCCGGCCTTTCTATCATGACCCAGGGCAGCGGGCCCGGGATCAACCCCGGCGTGAGGGTCACCATGGGGGCCGCCAACGGCCCCAGCTCAGACCTCTCGACTGGCAGCAGCGGAGGATATCCAGACTTTCCTGCCAGTCCTGCCTCGTGGTTGGATGAAGTTGACCACGGGCAGTTTTGA